Proteins from a single region of Mumia flava:
- a CDS encoding o-succinylbenzoate synthase: protein MRTRFRGITVREGMLVHGPAGWAEFSPFWDYGAAESRTWYEAAVASATRDWPSPVREVVAVNCTVPAVDAERAAAIVLAGHGCRTAKVKVAEPGQSLAEDVSRVAAVRDALGDGGRIRVDANGAWTVDEAVAALAALDRAAGGLEYVEQPCASVDELARVRRRCDVPVAADESIRRADDPYLVTAHEAADVAVLKVQPLGGVEACLRIAERIGIPVVVSSALESSVGITAGLALAAALPDLPYACGLGTVSLLEHDTVAKPLVPVDGVLPVGRVEPVTQSTATTVDEDTARRWVERLAAVEAIG from the coding sequence ATGCGCACGAGGTTCCGCGGGATCACCGTCCGCGAGGGGATGCTCGTGCACGGGCCCGCCGGGTGGGCGGAGTTCAGCCCGTTCTGGGACTACGGCGCGGCGGAGTCACGCACCTGGTACGAGGCTGCGGTCGCGAGCGCGACGCGCGACTGGCCGTCTCCCGTCCGCGAGGTCGTCGCGGTGAACTGCACCGTCCCGGCCGTGGACGCCGAGCGCGCCGCGGCGATCGTGCTCGCCGGCCACGGCTGCCGGACGGCGAAGGTCAAGGTCGCCGAGCCCGGACAGTCGCTCGCCGAGGACGTGAGCCGGGTCGCGGCGGTCCGCGACGCGCTCGGGGACGGGGGCCGGATCCGCGTCGACGCCAACGGCGCCTGGACCGTCGACGAGGCGGTCGCCGCCCTCGCCGCGCTCGACCGCGCCGCCGGCGGGCTGGAGTACGTCGAGCAGCCCTGCGCGAGCGTCGACGAGCTCGCCCGCGTCCGGCGGCGCTGCGACGTGCCGGTCGCGGCCGACGAGTCGATCCGCCGCGCCGACGACCCCTACCTCGTCACCGCGCACGAGGCGGCCGACGTCGCCGTGCTCAAGGTGCAACCGCTCGGCGGGGTCGAGGCGTGCCTGCGGATCGCCGAGCGGATCGGGATCCCGGTGGTGGTCTCCAGCGCGCTCGAGAGCTCGGTCGGGATCACGGCCGGCCTGGCCCTCGCGGCCGCGCTGCCGGACCTGCCGTACGCGTGCGGTCTCGGCACCGTCAGCCTGCTCGAGCACGACACGGTCGCGAAGCCGCTGGTGCCCGTCGACGGCGTGCTGCCGGTCGGACGCGTCGAGCCGGTCACGCAGTCCACCGCCACGACGGTCGACGAGGACACCGCGCGCCGCTGGGTCGAGCGCCTCGCCGCCGTGGAGGCGATCGGATGA